In the genome of Desulfuromonas sp. DDH964, one region contains:
- a CDS encoding AAA family ATPase — protein sequence MHKKLRNIFYEARDPQLSWDDIGGYADVKETLKEMVCLPIRKPELILSHNLGLPAGVMLWGPLGTGITMLAEACAREAGVSFVYISGQEMLGKHEELVEAFDTAIHEAPCVLFISDCEWLAPRAGCDYQWSPGNLRAVPPTFADRDLTRLFIEQVDRINQVKGVALLGSCYRIDTVDQALIKEKKRFNRKVFVHPPNAADRRGMLDIYLDRMPNLAADIDRQELAEASEGFVGWDIESLTKRATINAIKEDGTVVTMAHFRKALKEVRPFLTPDMTAKYWEIRNTDCPHHYEF from the coding sequence ATGCACAAGAAACTTCGCAATATTTTTTATGAGGCCCGGGACCCGCAACTCTCCTGGGACGATATCGGTGGCTATGCCGATGTCAAGGAAACCCTCAAGGAGATGGTCTGCCTGCCGATCCGCAAGCCGGAACTGATCCTCAGCCACAACCTCGGCCTGCCTGCCGGGGTGATGCTCTGGGGACCTCTGGGAACCGGCATCACCATGCTGGCGGAGGCCTGCGCCCGGGAGGCCGGCGTCTCCTTTGTCTATATCTCCGGTCAGGAGATGCTCGGCAAGCACGAGGAGCTGGTCGAGGCCTTCGACACGGCGATCCACGAAGCCCCTTGCGTTCTCTTTATCTCCGATTGTGAATGGCTGGCGCCGCGGGCCGGCTGCGATTACCAGTGGAGCCCGGGCAACCTGCGGGCGGTGCCGCCGACCTTTGCCGACCGCGACCTGACCCGCCTCTTTATCGAGCAGGTCGACCGGATCAATCAGGTCAAGGGGGTGGCGCTGCTCGGTTCCTGCTACCGGATCGATACCGTCGACCAGGCGCTGATCAAGGAGAAAAAGCGCTTTAACCGCAAGGTCTTCGTGCATCCGCCCAACGCTGCCGATCGACGCGGCATGCTCGATATCTACCTCGACCGGATGCCGAACCTCGCCGCCGATATCGACCGCCAGGAACTTGCCGAGGCGAGCGAGGGCTTCGTCGGTTGGGACATCGAAAGCCTGACCAAGCGGGCGACGATCAACGCCATCAAGGAAGACGGCACGGTGGTGACCATGGCCCATTTCCGTAAGGCGCTCAAGGAAGTGCGGCCCTTTTTGACCCCGGACATGACGGCAAAGTACTGGGAAATCCGCAACACGGACTGCCCCCACCACTACGAATTCTGA
- a CDS encoding FmdE family protein translates to MGTLPSAEWFNEIYRRHGHRCPMSTLGGRLGWAAMQRCVDPHSSGLRGVFFHATCAVDGIAVATGLSVATGTLTVRDVGRHTLVLRDRSRDWELELSLRPAALAIAGRYRRLDAELERRAGALSEAERRQLEDERAQVLQEVLEELWTLPDRALLKIGGEG, encoded by the coding sequence ATGGGAACTCTGCCTTCCGCCGAATGGTTTAACGAGATCTACCGGCGCCATGGCCATCGCTGCCCGATGAGTACCCTCGGTGGCCGCTTGGGCTGGGCCGCCATGCAGCGCTGCGTCGACCCGCACAGCAGCGGGTTGCGGGGGGTCTTTTTCCACGCCACCTGTGCGGTCGACGGCATCGCCGTGGCGACGGGCCTGAGCGTGGCGACCGGGACCCTGACCGTCCGTGATGTCGGTCGCCATACCCTGGTCCTGCGCGATCGCAGCCGCGACTGGGAGCTCGAACTCTCGCTGCGGCCCGCGGCCCTCGCCATTGCCGGCCGCTACCGCCGCCTGGATGCCGAGCTGGAGCGGCGCGCCGGGGCCTTGAGTGAAGCGGAGCGGCGCCAGCTGGAGGATGAACGTGCCCAGGTGCTGCAGGAGGTGCTGGAGGAGCTCTGGACGCTTCCTGACAGGGCGCTGCTGAAGATCGGAGGGGAAGGTTGA